The Oncorhynchus nerka isolate Pitt River linkage group LG15, Oner_Uvic_2.0, whole genome shotgun sequence genome contains the following window.
accctggttagcttgtcataaccccactgtttcttggccacagagggctctcacggggtggtcgcgagagtgctcgggGGAGGTGTTTAGGGTTTCTATTGGTGCTattacggtggagagtccagaccaggtctccaccttgcgcattccccctgaatatgccgatttggctctcgccttctccaaaaagaaggcgattcaattaccaccccatcgacggggggattgtgcgataaatctcctggcagacgctgcacttcccaggagtcacgtgtgtcccctctcacaggcggagacggaggctatggaaacatatgtctccaaatccctgcatcaggggtacattcggtcctgaatcagatcactgtgaggtatagttacctgctaccgctcatagccacagcgattgagtcaatgcacagggcgcgcttcttcaccaaactctatctcaggagcgcttacaacctggtgcgtatccgggagggagacaAGTGGACTACGGCtttcagtaccacctcagggcactatgagtaccttgtcatgtggtacgggttgatgaatgcgccatcagtcttccaagcctttgtagatgagattttcagggacctgcatgggatgggtgtagtggtgtatattgatgacattttgatatactccgctacacatgtcgagcatgtgtccctggggggcagggtgcttggtcgcctgttggagcctgacctgtacgtcaaggctgagaaatgcctgttcttccaacagtccatctccttcctagggtatcgcatttccacctcaggggtggagatggagagtgaccgcatttcagccgtgtgtaattggccgactcccaccacgttaaaggaggtgcagcggttcttagggtttaCCAACTACTactggaggtttatccggggttttggtcaggtagcggctcccatttcctcactgctgaaggggggcccagTACGcttgcagtggtcagctgaggcggacagggcttttagtcacctgagggctctgtttacctcggctccggTGCTGGCCCATCTgaatccctctttggcgttcatagtagAGGTTGACGTGTCCGAGGCTGGGttaggagccgtgctctctcagcgctcgggtacaccaccgaagctccgcccctgtgccttcttctcgaagAAGTTTAGCCCGGTGGAacgaaactatgacgtgggggaccgggagctgttggctgtcgtcaaggccttgaaggcgtggagacattgacTTGAGGGGTCTAgacaccctttcctcatctggactgaccaccgtaatctggagtacatccgggcggtGAGGAGACTGAAcgctcgccaggcaaggtgggccatgtttttcactcgttttgtgtttaccctttcctacagaccagtgtcatgacgttggcctctttgggtatagcaagcccacccccctctccctgcctccccctttcctcctttaacctcttgcttctactcgggacgcttgtgtcccaactagagctctggaaatgcaaatgcgctacgctaaatgctaatagtattagttaaaactcaaaagttcattaaaatacacatgcagggtatcgaattaaagctacactcgttgtgaatccaggcaacaagtcagatttttaaaatgcttttcggcgaaagcatgagaagctattatctgatagcatgtaacaccccaaaagacccataggggacgtaaacaaaataattagcatttcggcgttacacaaaccgcacaataaaatagaaaacattcattacctttcaccatcttctttgttggcactcctagatgtcccataaacactatttgggtctttatttcgattaaatcggtccatataaagcctagatatcgttatatgtagactgtgtgataaacgaaaaacattgtttcaaaacgtaacgtcattttttaaaattcaaaaagtcgacgataaactttcacaaaacacttcgaaatacgtttgtaatgcaacgttaggtattagtaaacgttaataagcgataaaattcatcaggaggcgatgtaaagatcattagctgtccgtctggaaaaatgtccggctagaaactcaacgaaaatatccggtcctagaccggaggagatacggtgccctgcatgtgtttgaccaagaaaaaactcgaagggaaatgacaagactctagacaccgtgtggaagctgtaggtactgtaacctcagtcaattaattgtggttcacctttatcaatgggttcaagtagcgcatggatatattttcccattttcagtgatcagtttttcctgtgcttttcgatgtaaatgccgttctggtaaagccacagcagtgatttaaccagtttcataaacgtctgagtgttttctatccacacagactaagcaaatgcatatactatattcctggcatgagtagcagggcgctgaaatgttgcgcgatttttaacagaatgttcaaaaaagtagagggtcgacttaagaggttaactaggttgctgtggtcagagagacgtcgtaaattcctgagaatcTCCTCATGGACACATAGTAGATAGAGAGTAGAATTGGAGCACAAAGACATTTCTTGGAGCACAAAgaaatttcttccacctcacagaacttgaggtacgaacaaatttcatgttccggagaaaatataaaagatcggtgaagaatccagctacgaactggtccgtttgtcacaacttgggaagctcatgggagacagtgtggccacattaccataacgctgtttatataatagcctcagatatgaggtttacatctaattgttgtataagatgaatgagtgagtatgatactgtttgtataattgtgtaatatgattttggactgtttaattaataaaaatacaattcccttttgatttgaactaaatcagaggaccgcccctgagccgagttagggttagacatcctgggacagccctcttCGGCCCTTCCGAATAAAACACCCACTCGGGTTTTCGATCAGCAGAccaagcttacctcaattactagatggctaaaggttgcagacgatgtttttctccattaggaggacaaaggttgtagaccattgctgaatcttttaaccataccacgtggttaaactcttagactatcgatactgacagaataagaacaagtctttgatattgattactagtctgcagctaggaattcggtatcattgaacgcgaagaacggcaaccgccgaaacatccattctataacagagagagagagagagggagagagacggacaagtCCACAAAAGACACAAAcctttcaccagcgatcaagacgacacactgagcgtaaatatatatattgattgcaattgttcccgaatgagtgagtgttcatgtgtaaaggattagcatttcaattgttataatcattaactgtagtgacttcttagtcgacccccacttccccttttatctaacaagccgccatgccggtttagccactagggcacattctcctatcattacatttaccttgtttgtttgtttatgcatttctgtgaattacttagttagtaataaataaataatttaagacaatttatgtatggatgactcatagtgaagactgggttcgtgcagataaccaacaatttgaCGAGACTTACGTAAAGTAAATAATTTATTAATTTGACTAATTAGACTAACTAATtaatcagataaaatatctgaaaagttattttaggaaatgataactttgtaatctgaatatttgtccttggtgccccgacttcctagttaattagccATGTGATTTAATCAGTTGATCGAGTaataactaattacagagaatctttgataaaaactatcagtcttcagttaatgatagttgtcacgttctgaccttagttcctttgttttgtctttgttttagttggtcagggcgtgagttggggtgggcagtctgtttgtttttctatgttggtttttgagtttggcctggtatggttctcaatcagaggcagatgtcgttagttgtctctgattgagaatcatacttaggtagcctttttccacctgggtTTCATGGGTGtctattttctgttttgtgtgtattcactagacaggactgtttcgtttgttcgtTCTTCCTAGttattattttgtttagtgttcagtgttgattatattatattaaaaatcatgaacacttaccacgctgcaccttggtcctcaccttcttccaccgacgacagccgttacaatagtaaagacacgacaccaggctcccagaacgtgaaggcagaTGCATTGtctcggctgtatgacacagaggagcggtccatggatACCACTCCAATACTCCCCGCCTCCTGCCTGGTGACGCCGGTAGTGTGATGAGCTGGAcacggacattgagcaggcgttacGTGCAGAGCGCACTCCCGTCCAGTGTCCCGCTGGGCATCTGTATGTCCAGTCTGCTGTTCGTGACCGGTTGATCTATTGGGGCTGGAAGCTGGGTCCGTGGTTTGtggggccaaaatccctgctgcagtgtgtgcaaacctggtcaagaactacaggaaacgtatgatctctgtaattgcaaacaaaggtttctctaacaaatattaagttctgcttttctgatgtatcaaatacttatgtcatgcaataaaatgcaaattaatttcttaaaaatcatacaatgtgattttctggatttttgttttagattccgtctctcacagttgaagtattcctatgataaaaattacagacctctacatgctttgtaagtaggaaaacctgcaaaatcggcagtgtatcaaattcttgttctccccactgtaattaCATTTAGAGTTCCTGGCATCATTCATTTGGCTCCTAACTGTTAGAGAGGATAGCTGTGTCTGCAGTGTCACAGTagttagggaataggatgcctttCCAGACACAGCCTATGTGTAGGTTTAGTGTGGTGTATGGATGGGATGTTTAGATCACTGATTTATAGTGCATTTACTATAAGATCTCATGAATAACATTGGTTATATTGTGTTATTTAAACCTGGAATCTTTAATGCTGAAACTGTCTGTTTGAGATATGACAACAACAAAGTTACTGTAAAAAATGAACAGTTTTTATCCCCTCTGACCATAATAGAACAGTAGAATATGGACTGAACAGTTTGGCCTGTACTTTAATTTAAAAAGATAGTTCAAGCCGAAATCAAAGACATTTTAATTGAGGAATTATATAGCATTTCCAAaagcataaaaaaaaaaaaattacattaaAAGCCACAATGTCTATAACCTATGATTGGATTGAATCCCTCCCAATGTCTATAACCTATGATTGGATTGAATCCCTTCCAATGTCTATAACCTATGATTGGATTGAATCCCTCCCAATGTCTATTGAGCAGCACTGGGGCTGTTGAATTTCACAGTAGCATACTGGAAATCCTCGTCCTGTTTCTGAGGGAGAGACGGTGGGACGGTGGAGTCCAGAGGCACTTCCTGGTTTCTGTGTTGGATGCTGGCGTAGGTAATATCATCCTGCTCGTCTGTGATCGCTCTCTGTGCTGCAATAGGGGACAAGTTCATGCCTGAGATGTTGTCATACACTGGATTAGAGTCTCTCTGATGGGGAGAGaagacagacaacatgaggggTGAAAGATATTACCACAGTCATTGAGTCCATCTAAATACAGATCACTGTAGCTCTTAGTCAACTGATTCCAGAAGACTCACCTGTCCGTTCTCTGctgtgtctcttctgtctcttgtGTCAGAGGTGGATTTGGAGGCCTTCTTCCTGTTTTGTGAaataattaatcaatcaataGAGCAATATACATATTTTGAATGATTATACCACAGAATGTGAAAAGGGATAAATTCATCTCACTCACCTGAACCACATGAACCCAAAGAGACAGAGTATGAGAATTAGAATAACCACTATGATTCCTACAACTGCATTCTTCAAAGACTTTGGCTCCCCAAAGAATGTAACAGGAGAACGGAGATTCTCGTAGCCTTTAACACTACAGGAGTAGCTGCCTGCGTCCCCACTGCTGATTTGGTCTAAGTAGAGGTAGTTATCTTGGGTGTTTGGGTTGGTGAGAAGTTGTCCGTTCTTGTACCAGATGTAGGTGGGATTGTCAGTTAGAGTACAggtggtgctacaggtcagtgtcaCCTTCCCTTCCTCTGTGCCAGGAGTCTCCTTCACCTGCAGGTCTGAAAAGGGGGAAATGAAGACAAAATAGCACAATCATCATTATTTCCACAAATGAGATAATGACTAGATTATATAATACTGTAAGGACAGTATTACCTGTGACAGAGTTGTTCCAGGGAAGCTGTTTCCCCATTTTACCGCAGTTGTTGTAAATCTAAACTTATATTCAGCAGAGTCACTCTCTCTCAGGTCTGTGATTCTCATGGTGGAGCCCTTGTCTGTAGTTGGTTGGTACTTCACACGACCTGCATACTCTGGGTCCTGGATTAGATCTGTAGTAACTCCAGTCTCCCATTTGTTGAACCAGGATACTTCTGTGACGTTATGCCAGCTGGGATGTCTATACGTGCAGGTAATGTCCACTGTTGACCACTTCAAGGCACAGATACTCCTCTTGGTGTAAGTCACATTCAAACATCTCAGACCATGAACACCTGAAACAAAATGTATCTTATCAATTCCCCAAACGATAATGAGACGATTTCAAGTGTTTAAGATGTATTGGACTGGTTAATTTAAAATTAATAaaatatatagacacacacagagcattcagaaagtattcagaacccttgacctttttcacattttgttacgttacagtcttattctaaaatggaataacTAGATAACATACCATCAGCCATTTTCTACcttgtatattatactgtataacGTCTACTAGTGTTACTATCCAAGAGTGCACAGATTTGTCTGTTTTCCCCAGATGTTCTACTATTGGTCCACAGGCCTTAATGATTGATACTTAAGATGATTATTATAGGTGAGTTCAGACACACACAATGTAGGAGTGAGAAAATCCTCATGGTCTTTTACAGCACAGGAGTAACTGTCTGCAGAGTAACACCCGACCACTAGAGTATTACAGGAGTATTGTTGGGAAGTAGGGTCATGGAGATGTTGTCCATTGTTGTACCAGATGTAGGTGAGGTTGGGGTTGTCAGTCAGAAGACAggtggtgctacaggtcagtGTTCTCTTCTATTCCTCTGTGGAGGAAGACACCTTCACCTGCAGCTCTGAATGATTCTAATGAATTATTAGAATTAGATATTATATATTACCTGTGTCAGTCAGAGTTGTTCCAGGGAAGCTGTACCCCCATTTTGTGTTTTAAATCTGAACATGTACTCAGCTGAATCAGTTTCAGGTCTGTGATTCTCAGGGTGCAGTCTTTCTCTTCAGTCCCAAGGTACTCAGCACAACCTGCATACTCTTGACCGAGCTCAGGATTTTAGGCGCCTCATTACATTTCTCTTGGATATACCAGTTTGGTTCTGAGACTACATGATAACTTGGATGTTGATATGTGCAGGGCAGTTCCACTGTTGAGCCCTTCACAGCACATATACTCTGATGGGTGTAACTCACATTGACAGTTCTGACCCAGAACACCTAAAACAGTAGTAGGCCCAATCATTTATGCAATTAGTTAATTCTATAATTTTTTCACTCAacacgattttactgagttacagttcatataaagaaatcagtcaattgttaTAAAtgaattagaccctaatctatggatttcacatgactgggaatacagatacaattaaagtcagaagtttacatacacttaggttggagtcattaaaacttgtttttcaaccactccacacatttcttgttaacaaactatagtgttggcaagtcggtaaggacatctactttgtgcatgacacaagtaatttttccaacaattgtttacagacagattatgtcacttataattcactatatcacaattccagtgggtcagaagtttacatacactaagttgactgtgtctttaaacagcttggtgtcacgttcgtcgtaagaacattcggaccaaagcgcattgtgatatgggttccacatgtttattaaatgaaacgcacaaaaacaataaagaacgAACGGAACGTGAAGTAGATGAattgctgacaggcaactacacataaataAGATCCCACAATACACAGTGGAGAAATGGctgcctaaccaaaatagagaataaaaaggcaaCTGGGGAGGGTAAGGGGGTGACAAGTGTCGGCTCTGGTGCAGGTCTTTGCCCCCGCCCAGACCATGGGTAGAATGCCGTGCCCGGACTGGGCATCGGCAccgaggaaggctccggccttggagctggactggacgccgtgcctggctctccggaccgttgaccgtcgctggaggttccggactgttgaccgtcgctggaggttccggaccgttgaccgtcgctggaggttccggaccgttgaccgtcgctggaggttccggaccgttgaccgtcgctagaggttccggaccgttgaccgtcgctggaggttccagaccgttgaccgtcgctggaggttccagaCCGTTGACCGTCGCCGGAGGTTCCAGACTGTTGACTGTcgcaggaagctctggactgtgaaccgtcgcaggaagctccggactgtgaaccgtcgcaggaagctccggactgggaaccgtcgcaggaagctctggactgtgaaccgtcgcaggaagctctggactgggaaccgtcgcaggaagctctggactgggaaccgtcgcaggaagctctggactgggaaccgtcgccggaagctctggactaccaaatactaattgagtgtatctaaacttctgaaccactgggtatgtgatgaaagaaataaaagctgaaataaatcatactctactattattctgacatttcacattcttaaaataaagtggtgatcctaactgacctaaaacagggaatttgtactaggattaaatgtcatgatttgtgaaaaactgagtttaaatgtatttggctaaggtgtatgtaaacttccgacttcaactgtatgcatctgttggtcacagataccttaaaaaaaacggtagtcagtatctggtgtgaccaccatttgcctcatgcagtgcgacataAGATAAAGGATTTAATGTGTTTTTGTATTGAATACACGTGTCGTGGAAATTACTACCAAGGACTCAGTCAAACTTAAATTAATAATTATTTATTATCAGCCAGCTGGAGAGATTCCAACAAA
Protein-coding sequences here:
- the LOC115120475 gene encoding uncharacterized protein LOC115120475 isoform X2, producing MGKQLPWNNSVTDLQVKETPGTEEGKVTLTCSTTCTLTDNPTYIWYKNGQLLTNPNTQDNYLYLDQISSGDAGSYSCSVKGYENLRSPVTFFGEPKSLKNAVVGIIVVILILILCLFGFMWFRKKASKSTSDTRDRRDTAENGQRAITDEQDDITYASIQHRNQEVPLDSTVPPSLPQKQDEDFQYATVKFNSPSAAQ
- the LOC115120475 gene encoding uncharacterized protein LOC115120475 isoform X1, which produces MGKQLPWNNSVTDLQVKETPGTEEGKVTLTCSTTCTLTDNPTYIWYKNGQLLTNPNTQDNYLYLDQISSGDAGSYSCSVKGYENLRSPVTFFGEPKSLKNAVVGIIVVILILILCLFGFMWFRKKASKSTSDTRDRRDTAENGQRDSNPVYDNISGMNLSPIAAQRAITDEQDDITYASIQHRNQEVPLDSTVPPSLPQKQDEDFQYATVKFNSPSAAQ
- the LOC115120475 gene encoding uncharacterized protein LOC115120475 isoform X3, whose protein sequence is MGKQLPWNNSVTDLQVKETPGTEEGKVTLTCSTTCTLTDNPTYIWYKNGQLLTNPNTQDNYLYLDQISSGDAGSYSCSVKGYENLRSPVTFFGEPKSLKNAVVGIIVVILILILCLFGFMWFRKKASKSTSDTRDRRDTAENGQHRERSQTSRMILPTPASNTETRKCLWTPPSHRLSLRNRTRISSMLL